One part of the Streptomyces lienomycini genome encodes these proteins:
- the glpK gene encoding glycerol kinase GlpK, with protein sequence MTDSHTAGIASHGHGPFIAAIDQGTTSSRCIVFDRDGRIVSVDQKEHEQIFPKPGWVEHDATEIWTNVQEVVASAVEKAGITRDDIKAIGITNQRETTLVWDKNTGEPVHNAIVWQDTRTDALCKELGRNVGQDRFRRETGLPLASYFAGPKARWLLDNVDGVRERAEAGDLLFGTMDTWVIWNLTGGVNGGKHVTDVTNASRTMLMNLHTMAWDEKIAESIGVPTQMLPEIRSSAEVYGEITGGRLGELLGGIPVASALGDQQAALFGQTCFSEGETKSTYGTGTFMVMNTGDKLINSYSGLLTTVGYKIGDQDTVYALEGSIAVTGSLVQWMRDQMGLISTAAEIETLALTVEDNGGAYFVPAFSGLFAPYWRSDARGVIAGLTRYVTKAHLARAVLEATAWQTREIADAMTKDSGVELTALKVDGGMTSNNLLMQTLADFVDAPVVRPMVAETTCLGAAYAAGLAVGFWNSTDDLRANWRRAAEWTPRMDAEIRDREYKSWLKAVERTMGWLEDEE encoded by the coding sequence GTGACCGACTCCCACACCGCAGGCATCGCCTCCCACGGCCACGGGCCGTTCATCGCCGCGATCGACCAGGGCACGACCTCCTCGCGCTGCATCGTCTTCGACCGCGACGGCCGCATCGTCTCCGTCGACCAGAAGGAGCACGAGCAGATCTTCCCCAAGCCGGGCTGGGTCGAGCACGACGCCACCGAGATCTGGACCAACGTCCAGGAGGTCGTCGCCTCGGCCGTCGAGAAGGCCGGCATCACCCGCGACGACATCAAGGCCATCGGCATCACCAACCAGCGCGAGACCACCCTCGTCTGGGACAAGAACACCGGTGAGCCCGTCCACAACGCCATCGTCTGGCAGGACACCCGCACCGACGCCCTGTGCAAGGAGCTCGGCCGCAACGTCGGCCAGGACCGCTTCCGCCGCGAGACCGGCCTCCCCCTCGCGTCCTACTTCGCCGGTCCCAAGGCCCGCTGGCTGCTCGACAACGTCGACGGTGTGCGCGAGCGCGCCGAGGCGGGCGACCTGCTCTTCGGCACCATGGACACCTGGGTCATCTGGAACCTGACCGGTGGGGTGAACGGCGGCAAGCACGTCACCGACGTCACCAACGCCTCCCGCACCATGCTGATGAACCTGCACACCATGGCGTGGGACGAGAAGATCGCCGAGTCCATCGGCGTGCCGACGCAGATGCTGCCCGAGATCCGCTCCTCCGCCGAGGTCTACGGCGAGATCACCGGCGGCCGCCTCGGCGAGCTGCTCGGCGGCATCCCGGTGGCCTCCGCGCTCGGCGACCAGCAGGCGGCCCTGTTCGGCCAGACCTGCTTCTCCGAGGGCGAGACCAAGTCGACGTACGGCACCGGCACCTTCATGGTGATGAACACCGGTGACAAGCTGATCAACTCCTACTCGGGCCTGCTGACCACGGTCGGCTACAAGATCGGCGACCAGGACACGGTCTACGCCCTGGAGGGCTCGATCGCCGTCACCGGTTCGCTGGTGCAGTGGATGCGCGACCAGATGGGCCTGATCTCCACCGCCGCCGAGATCGAGACCCTCGCCCTGACCGTCGAGGACAACGGCGGCGCCTACTTCGTGCCGGCCTTCTCGGGCCTGTTCGCCCCGTACTGGCGCTCCGACGCCCGCGGTGTGATCGCCGGCCTCACCCGGTACGTGACCAAGGCGCACCTCGCGCGCGCCGTACTGGAGGCCACCGCCTGGCAGACCCGCGAGATCGCGGACGCCATGACGAAGGACTCCGGCGTGGAGCTGACCGCCCTCAAGGTCGACGGCGGCATGACCTCCAACAACCTGCTGATGCAGACCCTCGCCGACTTCGTGGACGCCCCCGTGGTGCGCCCGATGGTCGCCGAGACCACCTGCCTCGGCGCCGCCTACGCCGCCGGCCTGGCCGTCGGCTTCTGGAACAGCACCGACGACCTGCGCGCCAACTGGCGGCGGGCCGCCGAGTGGACCCCCCGCATGGACGCGGAGATCCGCGACCGTGAGTACAAGAGCTGGCTCAAGGCCGTCGAGCGGACCATGGGCTGGCTCGAGGACGAGGAGTAA
- a CDS encoding glycerol-3-phosphate dehydrogenase/oxidase produces the protein MTTQSTLQSVPALGTHPASGSNPSRAETREQLSKASYDLLVIGGGILGISTAWHAAQSGLRVAVVDAGDFAGATSSASSKLLHGGLRYLQTGAVKLVAENHFERRAVSRQVAPHLANPLTFYLPVYKGGPHGAAKLGAGVFAYSALSAFGDGVGHLLSPAKAAQDVPELRTDNLKAVAVYGDDQMNDARMALMTVRAAVDSGAVVLNHAEVTGLRFTKGRVTGAELKDRLSGDEFGVNARLVLNATGPWVDHLRRMENPDAAPSIRLSKGAHLVLKRTAPWKAALATPIDKYRITFALPWEDMLLLGTTDEEFEGDPADVAVNDKDMTQILDEAAFSIRDQQLDRDLITYSFAGLRVLPGGPGDTSKAKRETVVTEGRGGMLSVAGGKWTTFRHIGRTVMRKLEALPGHPLGDDFEPIASLPKKLPLPGVANPRAVAHRLLVDGPAPGPRMAADTARHLATHYGSLAFDIARLANESPELAQRVHPDAPEIWAQVVWARDNEWAETADDVLRRRTTLTIRGLATDDVRARVQDVLDKK, from the coding sequence ATGACCACTCAGTCCACCCTGCAGTCCGTGCCTGCCCTGGGTACGCACCCGGCCTCCGGCTCGAACCCGAGCCGGGCCGAGACCCGGGAGCAGCTCTCCAAGGCGTCGTACGACCTTCTCGTGATCGGCGGCGGCATCCTGGGCATCTCCACCGCCTGGCACGCCGCGCAGTCCGGTCTCAGGGTGGCCGTGGTCGACGCCGGCGACTTCGCCGGCGCCACCTCCTCCGCCTCCTCCAAGCTGCTCCACGGCGGACTGCGCTACCTGCAGACCGGCGCGGTGAAGCTGGTGGCGGAGAACCACTTCGAGCGCCGTGCGGTCTCCCGCCAGGTGGCCCCGCACCTGGCGAACCCGCTCACCTTCTACCTCCCCGTGTACAAGGGCGGGCCGCACGGCGCGGCGAAGCTCGGGGCGGGCGTCTTCGCGTACTCGGCGCTGTCCGCCTTCGGTGACGGCGTCGGCCACCTGCTCTCCCCGGCCAAGGCCGCGCAGGACGTGCCGGAGCTGCGCACCGACAACCTGAAGGCCGTGGCCGTGTACGGCGACGACCAGATGAACGACGCCCGCATGGCCCTGATGACCGTCCGCGCGGCGGTCGACTCCGGTGCGGTCGTCCTCAACCACGCCGAGGTCACCGGCCTGCGTTTCACCAAGGGCCGGGTGACCGGTGCCGAACTGAAGGACCGGCTGAGCGGCGACGAGTTCGGGGTGAACGCCCGCCTGGTGCTCAACGCCACCGGTCCCTGGGTCGACCACCTGCGCCGCATGGAGAACCCGGACGCGGCTCCGTCCATCCGCCTGTCGAAGGGTGCGCACCTGGTGCTCAAGCGCACCGCGCCCTGGAAGGCGGCGCTGGCCACGCCGATCGACAAGTACCGGATCACCTTCGCCCTCCCCTGGGAGGACATGCTGCTGCTCGGCACGACCGACGAGGAGTTCGAGGGCGACCCGGCGGACGTCGCGGTCAACGACAAGGACATGACGCAGATCCTCGACGAGGCCGCGTTCTCCATCCGCGACCAGCAGCTCGACCGGGACCTGATCACGTACTCCTTCGCGGGCCTGCGCGTGCTGCCGGGTGGCCCCGGCGACACCTCGAAGGCCAAGCGCGAGACGGTCGTCACCGAGGGCAGGGGCGGCATGCTGTCCGTCGCGGGCGGCAAGTGGACGACCTTCCGCCACATCGGCCGTACGGTCATGAGGAAGCTGGAGGCCCTGCCCGGGCACCCGCTGGGCGACGACTTCGAGCCGATCGCGTCGCTGCCGAAGAAGCTGCCGCTGCCCGGTGTCGCCAACCCGCGCGCGGTCGCCCACCGGCTGCTGGTGGACGGCCCGGCGCCCGGCCCGCGCATGGCGGCGGACACCGCCCGGCACCTGGCCACGCACTACGGTTCGCTGGCCTTCGACATCGCCCGGCTCGCCAACGAGAGCCCTGAGCTGGCGCAGCGCGTCCACCCGGACGCCCCGGAGATCTGGGCGCAGGTCGTGTGGGCGCGGGACAACGAGTGGGCCGAGACGGCGGACGACGTGCTGCGCCGCCGTACGACGCTGACGATCCGCGGCCTCGCCACGGACGACGTCCGGGCACGGGTCCAGGACGTGCTCGACAAGAAGTAG
- the parJ gene encoding filament polymerization regulator ParJ — MIELEGVPELVDPVMVAAFEGWNDAGDAASTAVAHLDKEWKGEVFAALDAEDYYDFQVNRPTVFIEDGVRKVTWPTTRLSVVRVGGDKPRDLVLVRGIEPSMRWRSFCNELLGFAHELGVEMVVVLGALLGDTPHTRPVPVSGTTSDADLARRMDLEETKYEGPTGIVGILQEACTHAGVPAVSLWAAVPHYVSQPPNPKATLALLNRLEDLIGVRVPLGELPEDARAWQVGVDQLAAEDTEVAEYVQSLEEARDTAELPEASGEAIAREFERYLRRRDGAGPGGPGAPGGHATADGGDGPTGTPFLRDNPSGRARPPKPPKTGGDDEESSED, encoded by the coding sequence GTGATCGAGCTCGAGGGGGTTCCCGAGCTGGTCGACCCGGTCATGGTGGCCGCGTTCGAGGGCTGGAACGATGCCGGTGACGCCGCCTCCACCGCGGTCGCGCATCTGGACAAGGAGTGGAAGGGCGAGGTGTTCGCGGCGCTGGACGCCGAGGACTACTACGACTTCCAGGTCAACCGTCCGACGGTCTTCATCGAGGACGGCGTCCGCAAGGTCACGTGGCCGACGACGAGACTCTCGGTGGTCCGGGTCGGCGGCGACAAACCGCGCGACCTCGTGCTCGTCCGGGGCATCGAACCGTCCATGCGCTGGCGCTCGTTCTGCAACGAGCTGCTCGGCTTCGCCCACGAGCTGGGCGTCGAGATGGTCGTCGTCCTGGGCGCCCTGCTGGGCGACACCCCGCACACCCGTCCGGTCCCGGTGAGCGGTACCACGTCGGACGCCGACCTGGCCCGGCGCATGGACCTGGAGGAGACCAAGTACGAGGGCCCCACGGGCATCGTCGGCATCCTCCAGGAGGCGTGCACGCACGCGGGCGTACCGGCCGTGTCCCTGTGGGCCGCGGTGCCGCACTACGTGTCGCAGCCGCCCAACCCGAAGGCCACGCTGGCCCTGCTGAACCGGCTGGAGGACCTGATCGGGGTGCGCGTCCCGCTGGGCGAGCTGCCCGAGGACGCACGTGCCTGGCAGGTGGGCGTGGACCAGCTGGCCGCCGAGGACACCGAGGTCGCCGAGTACGTCCAGTCGCTGGAGGAGGCCCGGGACACCGCGGAGCTGCCGGAGGCGTCGGGCGAGGCCATCGCGCGCGAGTTCGAGCGGTATCTGCGGCGGAGGGACGGGGCGGGGCCGGGCGGGCCCGGGGCACCTGGTGGGCATGCCACGGCGGACGGCGGTGACGGGCCGACCGGTACGCCGTTCCTGCGGGACAACCCGAGCGGGCGGGCGCGGCCGCCGAAGCCCCCGAAGACGGGCGGGGACGACGAGGAGTCCTCGGAGGACTGA
- the mshC gene encoding cysteine--1-D-myo-inosityl 2-amino-2-deoxy-alpha-D-glucopyranoside ligase, whose protein sequence is MHAWPASEVPALPGQGRDLRIHDTATGGPVTLDPGPVARIYVCGITPYDATHMGHAATYNAFDLVQRVWLDTKRQVHYVQNVTDVDDPLLERAVRDGVDWTALAEQETALFREDMTALRMLPPRHYIGAVEAIPGIVPLVERLRDAGAAYELEGDVYFSVEADPHFGGVSHLDAATMRLLSAERGGDPDRPGKKNPLDPMLWMAAREGEPSWDGGTLGRGRPGWHIECVAIALDHLGMGFDVQGGGSDLAFPHHEMGASHAQALTGEFPMAKAYVHAGMVGLDGEKMSKSKGNLVFVSQLRREGVDPAAIRLTLLAHHYRSDWEWTDQVLRDALARLERWRAAVSRPDGPPAEALVEQIREALANDLDSPAALAAVDRWAALQQETGGTDIGAPGVVSRTVDALLGVAL, encoded by the coding sequence ATGCATGCCTGGCCCGCTTCCGAGGTCCCCGCCCTGCCTGGTCAGGGCCGCGACCTGAGGATCCACGACACCGCGACCGGCGGCCCGGTCACCCTCGACCCCGGTCCCGTCGCCCGTATCTACGTCTGCGGCATCACGCCGTACGACGCCACCCACATGGGGCACGCGGCGACCTACAACGCGTTCGACCTCGTGCAGCGCGTGTGGCTCGACACCAAGCGGCAGGTCCACTACGTCCAGAACGTCACCGACGTCGACGACCCGCTCCTCGAGCGCGCCGTGCGCGACGGCGTCGACTGGACCGCCCTCGCCGAGCAGGAGACCGCCCTCTTCCGCGAGGACATGACGGCGCTGCGGATGCTGCCGCCGCGCCACTACATAGGCGCCGTGGAGGCCATACCCGGCATCGTCCCGCTCGTGGAGCGGCTGCGCGACGCCGGCGCGGCCTACGAGCTCGAGGGCGACGTCTACTTCTCCGTCGAGGCGGACCCCCACTTCGGCGGCGTCTCCCACCTCGACGCCGCCACCATGCGGCTGCTCTCCGCCGAACGGGGCGGCGATCCGGACCGGCCCGGCAAGAAGAACCCGCTCGACCCGATGCTGTGGATGGCCGCCCGCGAGGGCGAACCCAGCTGGGACGGCGGCACCCTCGGCCGCGGGCGCCCCGGCTGGCACATCGAGTGCGTCGCCATCGCCCTCGACCACCTCGGCATGGGCTTCGACGTCCAGGGCGGCGGCTCCGACCTCGCCTTCCCGCACCACGAGATGGGCGCCTCGCACGCCCAGGCCCTCACCGGCGAGTTCCCCATGGCCAAGGCGTACGTCCACGCCGGCATGGTCGGTCTCGACGGCGAGAAGATGTCCAAGTCCAAGGGCAACCTCGTCTTCGTCTCCCAGCTGCGCCGCGAAGGCGTCGACCCGGCCGCCATCCGGCTCACCCTCCTCGCGCACCACTACCGCTCCGACTGGGAGTGGACCGACCAGGTGCTCCGGGACGCCCTCGCCCGGCTGGAGCGCTGGCGTGCCGCCGTCTCCCGCCCCGACGGCCCGCCCGCCGAGGCCCTGGTGGAGCAGATCCGCGAAGCCCTCGCGAACGACCTGGACTCACCGGCCGCCCTCGCCGCGGTCGACCGCTGGGCCGCCCTCCAGCAGGAGACCGGCGGCACGGACATCGGCGCCCCGGGCGTCGTCTCGCGGACGGTGGACGCCCTGCTGGGCGTTGCGCTGTAA
- a CDS encoding SCO1664 family protein, with protein sequence MSAPERIPPRSVTTDAASAELLARGELTVRGRIRDASNAALYCAVTHEGREAACVYKPVAGERPLWDFPDGTLAQREVAAYEVSEATGWGLVPPTVLRDGPYGEGMVQLWIETVPETELLALVDEEEPGPGWKGIALAEVGEGRTALLVHADDERLRRLAVLDAVINNADRKGGHLLPAAGERLYGIDHGVTFNAENKLRTLLWGWAGDPLTGEALAVLDALKEGLEDGGALAIRLAALITPAELDATRARVGALLTSGKHPEPSGEWPAIPWPPV encoded by the coding sequence ACCACCGACGCGGCGTCCGCCGAACTGCTCGCCCGGGGCGAGCTGACCGTGCGCGGGCGCATCCGTGACGCCTCCAACGCCGCCCTGTACTGCGCGGTGACCCACGAGGGACGCGAGGCGGCCTGCGTCTACAAGCCGGTCGCCGGGGAGCGGCCCCTGTGGGACTTCCCCGACGGCACCCTCGCCCAGCGCGAGGTCGCCGCCTACGAGGTCTCCGAGGCCACCGGCTGGGGCCTGGTCCCGCCCACCGTGCTGCGCGACGGCCCGTACGGCGAGGGCATGGTCCAGCTGTGGATCGAGACGGTCCCGGAGACGGAACTCCTCGCCCTGGTCGACGAGGAGGAGCCCGGTCCCGGCTGGAAGGGGATCGCGCTCGCCGAGGTCGGCGAGGGCCGCACCGCGCTGCTCGTGCACGCCGACGACGAACGGCTGCGCCGGCTCGCCGTCCTGGACGCCGTGATCAACAACGCCGACCGCAAGGGCGGCCACCTGCTGCCCGCGGCGGGGGAGCGGCTCTACGGCATCGACCACGGCGTCACCTTCAACGCCGAGAACAAGCTCCGCACCCTCCTGTGGGGCTGGGCGGGCGACCCCCTCACCGGGGAGGCCCTGGCGGTGCTCGACGCCCTCAAGGAGGGCCTCGAGGACGGCGGCGCCCTGGCGATCCGGCTCGCCGCGCTCATCACCCCCGCCGAACTCGACGCCACGCGCGCGCGGGTCGGCGCCCTGCTCACCTCCGGGAAGCACCCCGAACCGAGCGGCGAGTGGCCGGCCATCCCCTGGCCGCCCGTGTAG